Proteins found in one Aethina tumida isolate Nest 87 chromosome 1, icAetTumi1.1, whole genome shotgun sequence genomic segment:
- the LOC109596381 gene encoding fork head domain-containing protein FD5, producing MCSNESPTNPAPRFPFPLEASAPRALLPIDQYRLQLYQYAVAERLRYPLLNPFPPPLTCYPLFPRALQPEEPKPQHSYIGLIAMAILSSPEGKLVLSDIYQHILDHYPYFRTRGPGWRNSIRHNLSLNDCFIKAGRSANGKGHYWAIHPANVEDFRKGDFRRRKAQRKVRKHMGLAVDEDGADSPSPPPLSVSPPVVPGPSTAVYPVPSTRGPSRKRQFDVASLLAPDSGEDTNEEDIDVVSSDQQEQNATANQWPMFPIVNYYQALLQARPGQIKTETSTDGGADS from the coding sequence ATGTGCAGCAACGAAAGTCCAACGAATCCAGCGCCGAGATTCCCATTCCCATTGGAGGCCAGTGCACCCAGAGCACTACTACCCATCGACCAGTACCGTCTTCAGCTCTACCAATATGCCGTCGCTGAACGTCTGAGGTATCCACTATTGAATCCGTTTCCGCCACCGTTAACGTGCTATCCACTATTTCCACGGGCCCTTCAACCCGAAGAGCCCAAACCCCAGCACAGTTATATCGGTCTTATCGCAATGGCAATTCTGAGCTCACCCGAAGGAAAACTAGTCCTCTCCGACATCTACCAGCACATCCTGGACCACTATCCGTACTTCAGAACGAGGGGCCCCGGCTGGAGGAACTCAATACGGCACAATTTGTCGCTGAACGATTGTTTCATAAAAGCCGGACGCAGCGCCAACGGAAAGGGTCACTACTGGGCAATCCATCCGGCCAACGTCGAGGACTTCAGGAAAGGCGACTTCCGACGACGCAAGGCCCAGCGGAAAGTACGCAAACACATGGGCCTGGCCGTCGACGAGGACGGCGCGGACTCGCCGAGCCCGCCGCCGCTTTCCGTAAGTCCGCCGGTGGTTCCGGGCCCTTCGACGGCCGTCTATCCGGTCCCGTCGACCCGGGGACCGTCGCGTAAACGTCAGTTCGACGTGGCGTCGCTCCTCGCGCCCGACTCCGGCGAGGACACCAACGAGGAGGACATAGACGTCGTCTCCAGCGACCAGCAGGAGCAGAACGCAACGGCGAACCAGTGGCCCATGTTCCcgatagtaaattattatcaggCCCTGTTGCAAGCCCGGCCCGGTCAAATCAAAACGGAGACCTCGACAGACGGTGGTGCCGACTCTTAA